One stretch of Deinococcus radiopugnans ATCC 19172 DNA includes these proteins:
- the secD gene encoding protein translocase subunit SecD yields the protein MTYGNNRNKNTGGNDRRPPPRRNAPPSSSKRSPWIPLLLLITLIASLAYIWRPWEHPKNLAGIWNDDFQFITLGLDLKGGLRIELAPESGTATKDELDRVKTVIENRVNALGVAEPTVTVAGGKRVVVEIPGATPAIQQRAREIIQQTAKLEFRIVNDGAQPDPTVRAEKPGSGGYTLAQLGPIQATGEVVESATSGTNSQTGQWVVNFTTTDKGAQTFGDFTGKNVGKLMAVVLDDQIQSVATINQRLFRDIQISGSFTPEEANQLALVLKSGALPIKIKTEAERAIGPTLGADAIRSGAIAALVGIALVFVMLFAYYGLWFGLVGALGLLFSSILILGMLAGFGATLTLPGIAGLVLTIGAAVDGNVISFERIKEELYRGKGIRNSIEAGYRHSTAAILDVNASHLLAAAALYNYSTGPVKGFAVTLMIGVIAATFSNLVFAKWFIEWIAQRHPNMNARQWVKNTHIDFIKAAPFITSASLLLAVIGGSVLATKGLNYGVDFTSGTTLTLRTDASTNTEQVRTAAAGAGIEKVNEQSAAIQRDVNPTQNGVQYNVKVPELTAAEADTLGAALSKLPGGEVQATETVGPTVGKELTQKTIYAVLLGLGLILVYVGFRFDFIMGMGSIIAVLHDVAIVMGMYSLLGLEFGIASVAALLTLIGYSLNDSIIVSDRIRENIKEMRGHSFREIVNTSINQTLSRTIMTSVSTMLPLVSLLIFGGPVLRDFSLALLLGIVIGTYSSIYIVAPLVVYVEEWNKKRQSGGKPAKA from the coding sequence GTGACCTACGGCAACAACCGCAATAAAAACACCGGGGGCAATGACCGCCGTCCGCCGCCCAGGCGCAACGCCCCACCCAGTTCCAGCAAGCGCAGCCCCTGGATTCCCCTGCTGCTCCTGATCACGCTGATCGCCAGCCTCGCCTACATCTGGCGTCCCTGGGAACACCCCAAGAATCTGGCGGGCATCTGGAACGACGACTTCCAGTTCATCACGCTGGGGCTGGACCTCAAGGGCGGCCTGCGGATCGAACTGGCCCCCGAGTCCGGCACGGCCACCAAGGATGAGCTGGACCGTGTCAAGACCGTGATCGAGAACCGCGTCAACGCGCTGGGCGTGGCCGAGCCCACCGTGACGGTGGCCGGAGGCAAGCGCGTGGTGGTGGAGATCCCCGGCGCTACGCCCGCCATCCAGCAGCGTGCCCGCGAGATCATTCAGCAGACGGCCAAGCTGGAGTTCCGGATTGTCAACGACGGCGCGCAGCCTGACCCGACGGTCCGCGCCGAGAAGCCCGGTTCCGGGGGCTACACGCTGGCGCAACTGGGGCCGATCCAGGCCACCGGGGAAGTGGTGGAGAGTGCCACCTCCGGCACCAACTCGCAGACCGGGCAGTGGGTGGTCAACTTCACCACCACCGACAAGGGCGCGCAGACCTTCGGCGACTTCACGGGCAAGAACGTGGGCAAACTGATGGCCGTGGTTCTGGACGACCAGATTCAGAGCGTCGCCACCATCAACCAGCGGCTGTTCCGCGACATCCAGATCAGCGGCTCGTTCACGCCCGAGGAAGCCAATCAGCTCGCGCTGGTGCTCAAATCCGGGGCGCTGCCGATCAAGATCAAGACCGAAGCCGAGCGGGCCATCGGGCCGACGCTGGGGGCCGATGCCATTCGCAGCGGCGCAATTGCCGCGCTGGTGGGCATCGCGCTGGTCTTCGTGATGCTGTTCGCGTACTACGGCCTGTGGTTCGGGCTGGTGGGCGCGCTGGGCCTGCTGTTCTCCAGCATCCTGATTCTGGGCATGCTGGCCGGCTTCGGGGCCACGCTGACGCTGCCGGGCATCGCGGGGCTGGTGCTGACCATCGGCGCCGCCGTGGACGGCAACGTGATCTCGTTCGAGCGCATCAAGGAGGAGCTGTACCGGGGCAAGGGCATCCGGAATTCCATCGAGGCCGGGTACCGCCACTCCACCGCCGCCATTCTGGACGTGAACGCCTCGCACCTGCTGGCCGCCGCCGCGCTGTACAACTACTCCACCGGGCCGGTCAAGGGCTTCGCCGTGACGCTGATGATCGGCGTGATCGCCGCGACGTTCTCCAACCTGGTCTTCGCCAAATGGTTCATCGAGTGGATCGCCCAGCGCCACCCCAACATGAACGCGCGCCAGTGGGTCAAGAACACCCACATCGACTTTATTAAAGCCGCGCCGTTCATCACCAGCGCCAGCCTCCTGCTGGCCGTCATCGGCGGCAGCGTCTTGGCCACCAAGGGCCTGAACTACGGCGTGGACTTCACGTCCGGCACCACCCTGACCCTGCGCACCGACGCCAGCACCAACACCGAGCAGGTGCGGACGGCAGCGGCAGGCGCAGGCATCGAGAAGGTCAACGAGCAGAGTGCGGCCATCCAGCGCGACGTCAACCCCACCCAGAACGGCGTGCAGTACAACGTCAAGGTGCCGGAACTGACCGCCGCCGAGGCCGATACGCTGGGCGCGGCCCTGAGCAAGCTGCCCGGCGGCGAGGTCCAGGCCACCGAAACGGTCGGCCCCACCGTCGGCAAGGAGCTGACCCAGAAGACCATCTATGCCGTCCTGCTGGGCCTGGGTCTGATTCTGGTGTACGTGGGCTTCCGCTTCGATTTCATCATGGGCATGGGCAGCATCATCGCCGTGCTGCACGACGTGGCCATCGTGATGGGCATGTACTCGCTGCTGGGCCTGGAGTTCGGCATCGCCAGCGTGGCGGCGCTGCTGACCCTGATCGGCTACTCGCTGAACGACTCGATCATCGTCTCGGACCGCATCCGCGAGAACATCAAGGAAATGCGCGGCCACAGCTTCCGCGAGATCGTGAACACCAGCATCAACCAGACGCTGTCGCGCACCATCATGACCTCGGTGTCCACCATGCTGCCGCTGGTCAGCCTGCTGATCTTCGGCGGCCCGGTGCTGCGCGACTTCAGCCTGGCGCTGCTGCTGGGCATCGTGATCGGCACCTACAGCAGCATCTACATCGTTGCGCCGCTGGTGGTGTACGTCGAGGAATGGAACAAGAAACGCCAGAGCGGCGGCAAGCCCGCCAAGGCCTGA
- a CDS encoding aldo/keto reductase — MTTQPTIHMRNLGATGLGVSEIGYGAWGIGADMWKGAQDDESLQALRRYLELGGNFIDTAMGYGDGHSERLVGQAARDYPGTVVATKISPKNGEWPARPGVPVDEVFPAEHVIAMTEASLERLGLPRIDVQQFHVWNDSWLGQGDWHDAVTQLKRDGKIGHFGISINDHQPDNAVKAVEAGVVETVQVIYNVFDQSPQDRLLDACLANGVGVIVRVALDEGSLTGNITAGTEFPEGDWRNRYFGGNRKAELQPRLRAIEADLGINSSQLAETSLRFVLSHRAVSTVIVGMRSVRNVERNVAIADGQGLPADDVARLYAHRWDRNWYEAAE; from the coding sequence ATGACCACGCAACCAACCATCCACATGAGGAATCTGGGGGCCACCGGCCTGGGCGTCAGCGAGATCGGCTACGGGGCTTGGGGCATCGGCGCGGACATGTGGAAGGGCGCACAGGACGACGAGAGCCTGCAGGCGCTGCGCCGCTATCTGGAACTGGGCGGCAACTTCATCGACACCGCAATGGGCTACGGCGACGGCCACAGTGAACGGCTGGTGGGGCAGGCCGCCCGCGACTACCCCGGCACGGTGGTCGCTACCAAGATCAGCCCCAAGAACGGCGAGTGGCCCGCACGCCCCGGCGTTCCGGTGGACGAGGTCTTCCCTGCCGAACACGTCATCGCCATGACCGAGGCCAGTCTGGAGCGTCTGGGGCTGCCCCGGATCGACGTGCAGCAGTTTCATGTCTGGAACGACTCGTGGCTGGGCCAGGGCGACTGGCATGACGCGGTGACGCAGCTCAAGCGCGACGGCAAGATCGGCCACTTCGGCATCAGCATCAACGACCATCAGCCGGACAATGCCGTGAAAGCGGTAGAGGCGGGGGTGGTGGAAACGGTGCAGGTGATCTACAACGTCTTTGACCAGTCGCCGCAAGACCGCCTGCTGGACGCCTGCCTTGCCAACGGGGTGGGCGTAATCGTGCGCGTGGCACTGGACGAGGGCAGCCTGACCGGGAACATCACGGCTGGCACTGAGTTCCCGGAAGGGGACTGGCGCAACCGCTACTTCGGCGGCAACCGCAAGGCCGAGTTGCAGCCGCGCCTGCGGGCCATCGAGGCCGATCTGGGCATCAACAGTTCGCAGCTGGCCGAGACCTCGCTGCGCTTCGTCCTGAGCCACCGCGCCGTCAGCACCGTGATCGTGGGGATGCGCAGCGTGCGGAACGTGGAGCGCAACGTCGCCATCGCCGACGGCCAGGGCCTGCCCGCCGACGACGTGGCCCGCCTGTACGCCCACCGCTGGGACCGCAACTGGTACGAGGCGGCGGAGTAA
- a CDS encoding MFS transporter: MSRGAIKGQDSWDRNERLGILNGWGVFIGDGFLNVTVVVSGFASRLGAPNWVIGLLPAIAGGGWMLPQLLVAARVRSLPHKLPVYRSAATVRTLTYLAMALIAAFLADQPALCLTLFVLAMLINSLASGVAGLPFLEVVSKIVSSERRPRFFGTRNLYGGLLAFGAGLLVRWILGSDLQFPLNYALIFGLGAAAYTYGYWIFGRVDEPPDPPQEAQGYRAEFRAIPETLRDPHFRAFLSVRLLLAGASMSDPFFAVYALRVLDFPPAILGAFVMALTGAAPLSNIVWQRVAERKGSRRIIRYASVFYGLAPLYAAVVGVLGLGKWAYLGVFLLTSVAAQGFNLGHTNHLLNIAPPNARSRYIGTLNTLVGAALFTPVLGGLIADRFGYLPVFAISLLLCAGAWWQCGKLRRDA, translated from the coding sequence GTGAGCAGAGGGGCCATAAAAGGACAGGACAGTTGGGACCGCAACGAGCGACTGGGCATTCTCAACGGCTGGGGTGTCTTCATCGGCGACGGGTTCCTGAATGTCACCGTGGTGGTCTCCGGCTTCGCCTCCCGACTGGGGGCACCCAACTGGGTGATCGGATTGCTGCCCGCCATTGCCGGGGGCGGCTGGATGCTGCCGCAACTGCTGGTGGCCGCACGGGTCCGCAGCCTGCCGCACAAGCTGCCGGTCTACCGCTCGGCGGCCACGGTCCGCACGCTGACGTACCTGGCGATGGCGCTGATCGCCGCGTTCCTGGCCGATCAGCCGGCCCTGTGCCTGACGCTGTTCGTGCTGGCGATGCTGATCAACTCGCTGGCATCCGGCGTGGCCGGGCTGCCCTTTCTGGAAGTGGTCAGCAAGATTGTCAGCAGCGAGCGCCGCCCCCGCTTTTTCGGAACGCGCAACCTGTACGGCGGGCTGCTGGCCTTCGGGGCGGGCCTGCTGGTGCGCTGGATTCTGGGGTCGGACCTGCAGTTTCCCCTCAACTACGCCCTGATCTTCGGGCTGGGCGCGGCGGCCTACACCTACGGGTACTGGATTTTTGGCCGGGTGGACGAGCCGCCGGACCCCCCACAGGAGGCCCAGGGCTACCGCGCCGAGTTCCGCGCCATTCCCGAAACGCTGCGAGACCCGCACTTCCGCGCCTTTCTGAGCGTGCGCCTGCTGCTGGCGGGGGCCAGCATGAGCGATCCCTTTTTCGCGGTGTACGCCCTGCGCGTGCTGGATTTTCCCCCGGCCATCCTGGGGGCCTTCGTGATGGCGCTGACCGGGGCCGCGCCGCTGTCGAACATCGTGTGGCAGCGGGTGGCCGAGCGCAAGGGTTCACGCCGGATCATCCGCTACGCCTCGGTCTTCTACGGACTGGCCCCGCTGTACGCGGCGGTGGTGGGCGTGCTGGGGCTGGGCAAATGGGCGTACCTGGGGGTGTTCCTGCTGACCAGCGTGGCCGCGCAGGGCTTCAACCTGGGGCACACCAACCACCTGCTGAACATCGCGCCGCCCAACGCCCGCAGCCGTTACATCGGCACGCTGAACACGCTGGTGGGCGCGGCCCTGTTCACCCCGGTGCTGGGCGGGCTGATCGCAGACCGCTTCGGCTACCTGCCGGTGTTCGCCATCAGCCTGCTGCTGTGCGCCGGGGCGTGGTGGCAGTGCGGCAAGCTGCGGCGCGACGCCTGA
- a CDS encoding S41 family peptidase, which produces MSTSRCLRALLPALLLALPVAGASPASDLFRSATEQVAREYYGWSTADLKALSEKYDALLRVRCSDQGEACSYATGREVLTNLFKEFGDAHTNVRDPEGAERLREVTQDLAVQRTGARLARAEGGLLVVSIIPGSPAEADGLRVFDLVTTVNGQAAGKRGGENAPVGPNEFIRLERAAQPIRVTVRRPARPELTVTLRTQPLLARDVPTLSWAGMDGKVAVITYPTFLPSDASQLFLDRLNEAQAAGARELVVDLRYNGGGSLTECVAAASVFAPVEYRSQTRYNGRLSTYSYTGVNGTRGHFLNLKTVPPGSAVWRGPAAVLVGPDTASCAEVFTYYAQRAGAIAVGEKTRGVGNSGVVFDSLPDGGVVSVTILRAFNEAGEPLPDRITPDVLAPGDIAALTEQGRDVTLEAALQALAARAAR; this is translated from the coding sequence GTGTCCACTTCCCGCTGCCTCCGCGCGCTGCTTCCGGCCCTGCTGCTCGCCCTGCCTGTGGCAGGGGCCAGTCCGGCCAGCGACCTGTTCCGCTCGGCCACCGAACAGGTCGCGCGTGAATACTATGGCTGGTCCACGGCAGATCTAAAGGCGCTGAGCGAGAAGTACGACGCCCTGCTGCGCGTCAGGTGTTCGGACCAGGGAGAGGCGTGTTCCTACGCCACAGGCCGCGAGGTCCTGACCAACCTGTTCAAGGAATTCGGCGACGCCCACACCAACGTCCGTGACCCGGAAGGGGCCGAGCGGCTGCGCGAGGTCACGCAGGACCTGGCCGTCCAGCGCACCGGGGCGCGGCTGGCCCGCGCCGAGGGCGGCCTGCTGGTGGTGTCGATCATTCCTGGCAGCCCCGCCGAGGCCGATGGGCTGCGTGTCTTCGATCTGGTGACCACCGTGAACGGGCAGGCCGCGGGCAAACGCGGCGGCGAGAACGCGCCGGTGGGTCCCAACGAGTTCATCCGGCTGGAGCGGGCGGCCCAGCCTATCCGGGTCACCGTCCGGCGGCCCGCCCGCCCCGAGCTGACCGTGACCCTCCGCACCCAGCCTCTGCTGGCGCGCGACGTGCCCACCCTGTCGTGGGCGGGGATGGACGGAAAGGTGGCTGTCATCACCTATCCCACCTTTCTGCCCAGCGACGCCTCGCAACTGTTTCTAGACCGCCTGAACGAGGCGCAGGCGGCGGGGGCGCGCGAGCTGGTCGTGGACCTGCGCTACAACGGTGGCGGCAGCCTGACCGAATGCGTGGCCGCCGCCAGCGTCTTTGCTCCGGTGGAGTACCGCTCCCAGACCCGCTACAACGGCCGGCTGTCCACCTACAGCTACACCGGTGTGAACGGCACGCGGGGCCACTTCCTGAACCTGAAGACCGTGCCACCCGGCAGCGCGGTCTGGCGGGGACCGGCCGCCGTGCTGGTGGGGCCGGATACCGCCTCGTGCGCCGAAGTGTTCACCTACTACGCTCAGCGGGCTGGGGCCATCGCGGTGGGCGAAAAGACGCGCGGCGTGGGCAACAGCGGTGTGGTCTTTGATTCGCTGCCCGACGGCGGCGTGGTGTCCGTGACGATTCTGCGCGCCTTCAACGAGGCCGGCGAGCCGCTGCCCGACCGCATCACGCCCGACGTGCTGGCCCCCGGCGACATCGCGGCCCTGACCGAGCAGGGGCGCGACGTGACGCTGGAGGCCGCCTTGCAGGCGCTGGCGGCACGGGCTGCACGGTAA
- a CDS encoding NAD(P)H-dependent oxidoreductase subunit E, translating to MPVTRLEICTEHLSVDQREALLEAVWDRLRISPGMVTADGDVELVLTQCGAGVSAEDAPLVRVGGQDFRNVTPQTLVSLLRRWSS from the coding sequence ATGCCCGTCACCCGCCTGGAAATCTGCACCGAACACCTGTCTGTCGATCAGCGCGAGGCCCTGCTGGAGGCTGTGTGGGACCGCCTGCGCATCAGCCCCGGCATGGTCACGGCGGACGGCGACGTGGAACTGGTCCTGACGCAGTGCGGCGCGGGTGTCAGCGCCGAGGACGCGCCGCTGGTGCGGGTGGGCGGCCAGGACTTCCGCAACGTGACGCCGCAGACGTTGGTGTCGTTGCTGCGCCGCTGGTCAAGCTAG
- a CDS encoding DMT family transporter: protein MTVAAPPAPTPAAERLALAGVLLTVFLWGANVVALKAVLGVLNAETTNTVRVLIAGTVLVALAVRAHGWPRWDVRTWLTVAGVGLLGNTLFQAFFLTGITLNPAGVAGLVNGLVPVLVLPLGLVLGQRFTRQQGLGVATAFAGLLGLLALTRVPGMSVTPGGLLWLLAAGVVWALYTLFNRPLSARLGTLPFVAFSLVLGSVPYLLYALPHLQFGGAAGAGLPVFAWLGLGFSALGANVVAYLAWAGGAQVLGAARTSVWQALAPVIALALSAALLRERLPASVWGMAAVILIGATVANWPERGRTSGPLHPGRRLQEANEGSPPVQ from the coding sequence GTGACTGTTGCCGCCCCACCTGCCCCCACGCCTGCTGCCGAGCGGCTGGCCCTGGCGGGTGTGCTGCTGACCGTTTTTCTGTGGGGCGCGAACGTGGTGGCCCTGAAAGCGGTGCTGGGCGTCCTGAACGCCGAGACCACCAACACCGTGCGGGTGCTGATCGCCGGGACGGTGCTGGTGGCCCTGGCCGTCCGCGCCCACGGCTGGCCGCGCTGGGATGTCCGGACGTGGCTGACGGTGGCCGGGGTGGGCCTGCTGGGCAACACGCTGTTCCAGGCCTTCTTCCTGACCGGGATCACTCTGAATCCGGCCGGGGTGGCGGGGCTGGTCAACGGGCTGGTGCCGGTGCTGGTGCTGCCGCTGGGCCTGGTGCTGGGCCAGCGCTTCACCCGCCAACAGGGGCTGGGCGTGGCGACTGCTTTCGCCGGATTGCTGGGCCTGCTGGCGCTGACCCGCGTGCCGGGCATGTCGGTCACGCCCGGCGGGCTGCTGTGGCTGCTGGCCGCCGGGGTGGTCTGGGCGCTGTACACGCTGTTCAACCGGCCGTTGTCGGCGCGGCTGGGCACGCTGCCCTTCGTCGCCTTCAGCCTGGTGCTGGGCAGCGTGCCGTACCTGCTGTACGCCCTGCCGCACCTTCAGTTCGGGGGTGCGGCAGGGGCCGGGCTTCCAGTGTTTGCCTGGCTGGGGCTGGGCTTTAGCGCCCTGGGGGCCAATGTCGTCGCCTACCTGGCCTGGGCCGGAGGCGCGCAGGTGCTGGGCGCGGCCCGCACCAGCGTGTGGCAGGCGCTGGCCCCGGTGATTGCCCTGGCCCTGAGCGCCGCGCTGCTGCGCGAGCGGCTGCCCGCCAGCGTGTGGGGCATGGCCGCCGTCATCCTGATCGGCGCGACAGTGGCGAACTGGCCGGAACGGGGCCGAACCAGTGGGCCACTGCATCCGGGACGCAGACTTCAGGAAGCCAACGAAGGCTCCCCGCCTGTGCAATGA
- a CDS encoding TetR/AcrR family transcriptional regulator, producing the protein MTVSLPPASASASSAGPDTTRTRIGQEAARLFVASGYHGVSMREVAEAVGVTKPALYHHFADKESLFLAMLDGALAGLARLIEHASAQSGLAAQLETLVGELADSAPEQRVGLQLASELRHVSPERRTAFENEYRRVWMGGLSALFEGAAARGELRADLPPPMLTRAFLALIYPLVTGTPPADPQGTARALLSVYLDGARPR; encoded by the coding sequence GTGACTGTGTCTCTGCCGCCCGCCTCTGCCTCTGCCTCCAGCGCTGGCCCCGACACGACCCGCACCCGCATTGGGCAGGAGGCGGCGCGGCTGTTCGTGGCGAGCGGCTATCACGGCGTGTCCATGCGCGAGGTGGCCGAGGCGGTGGGCGTGACCAAGCCCGCCCTGTACCATCACTTCGCCGACAAGGAGTCCCTGTTCCTGGCGATGCTGGACGGCGCGCTGGCGGGGCTGGCGCGGCTGATCGAACACGCCTCGGCCCAGAGCGGGCTGGCGGCGCAGCTGGAGACGCTGGTGGGCGAACTGGCCGACAGCGCCCCCGAGCAGCGTGTGGGCCTGCAGCTGGCCTCCGAGTTGCGGCACGTCTCGCCGGAACGCCGCACGGCCTTCGAGAACGAATACCGCCGGGTCTGGATGGGCGGCCTGAGCGCCCTGTTCGAGGGAGCCGCGGCACGCGGGGAACTGCGCGCGGACCTGCCGCCGCCGATGCTGACGCGGGCGTTCCTGGCGCTGATCTACCCGCTGGTCACCGGTACGCCACCCGCCGATCCGCAGGGCACGGCGCGGGCGCTGTTGTCGGTGTATCTGGACGGTGCCAGACCGCGCTGA
- a CDS encoding 30S ribosomal protein S1: MEDNTQTPAVQSGTQPTTGNETATETQATGTQAENMTAAASDVDTTTQAQSAQAQTPAAEPAPQASSAPVAPEEREYPAMTMEDILASEAQEPQSVTRGDIVDGQIVFIGQEGIAVDIGAKVEGIIPLNQLGDEPMTLEEAQGMYKPGEQIEAYVVRVDLSNSQIVLSKKRADQDKGWRVLEKMQEADEAFEVEVLEKVRGGLVAQVEGIRAFLPASQVDTRRVNELDPYVGKPLMVKLIELNRKRNRVIISHRAIMEAQKAKAREETVGQLEPGAQFEGEVVEITDFGVFVNLGGIDGLVHRSELTYGRFNHPRDVVSVGDKVQVQVIDVDEGRERINLSMKSLTQDPWEGAIDRYSVGQRVKGKVTNLTNFGAFVELESGLEGLVHVSEMSWTKRVRHPNEVMKEGDEVEAVILRIDPKDRRISLGIRQTTDDPWSALPDRYPPGTPVKGKITGMTDFGVFMEIEEGIEGLIHISELDTARVNNPADLFKKGDEIEAMILNIDPVEQRASLSRRRFLGGGAPPAQGGGQRDYVSQGGGSRSDRYGGAPGGGRGAGGRGGRGGGADYNYNAKDASQGGKISTKLGDVYADLFAQFGLGGDKKDDAASTETANAESADTSTDTKTDDTQA; encoded by the coding sequence ATGGAAGACAACACCCAGACCCCCGCCGTGCAAAGCGGGACTCAGCCCACGACGGGCAACGAGACAGCCACCGAGACCCAGGCCACCGGCACCCAGGCGGAGAACATGACCGCCGCAGCCAGTGACGTGGACACCACCACCCAGGCCCAGTCGGCCCAGGCGCAGACCCCGGCGGCCGAACCTGCCCCCCAGGCCAGCAGCGCCCCTGTTGCCCCTGAGGAGCGCGAATACCCGGCCATGACCATGGAGGACATCCTCGCCAGTGAGGCGCAGGAGCCCCAGAGCGTCACGCGCGGGGACATCGTGGACGGCCAGATCGTGTTCATCGGCCAGGAAGGCATTGCCGTGGACATCGGCGCGAAGGTGGAGGGCATCATTCCCCTCAACCAGCTCGGCGATGAACCGATGACGCTGGAAGAGGCCCAGGGCATGTACAAGCCCGGCGAGCAGATCGAGGCCTACGTGGTGCGCGTGGACCTGTCCAACAGCCAGATCGTGCTGAGCAAGAAGCGGGCCGATCAGGACAAGGGCTGGCGCGTCCTCGAGAAGATGCAGGAGGCCGACGAGGCCTTTGAAGTCGAGGTGCTGGAAAAGGTCCGTGGCGGTCTGGTGGCCCAGGTCGAGGGCATCCGTGCGTTCCTGCCTGCCAGCCAGGTGGACACCCGCCGGGTCAACGAGCTTGATCCCTACGTGGGCAAGCCGCTGATGGTCAAGCTGATCGAGCTGAACCGCAAGCGCAACCGCGTGATCATCAGCCACCGCGCCATCATGGAAGCCCAGAAGGCCAAGGCCCGCGAGGAAACCGTGGGCCAGCTGGAACCCGGCGCGCAGTTCGAGGGCGAAGTCGTCGAGATCACCGATTTCGGCGTGTTCGTCAACCTCGGCGGCATCGACGGGCTGGTGCACCGCAGCGAGCTGACCTATGGCCGCTTCAACCACCCCCGCGACGTGGTTTCGGTGGGCGACAAGGTTCAGGTTCAGGTCATCGACGTGGACGAGGGCCGTGAGCGCATCAACCTGTCCATGAAGTCGCTGACCCAGGATCCCTGGGAAGGGGCGATTGACCGCTACAGCGTCGGCCAGCGCGTCAAGGGCAAGGTCACCAACCTGACCAACTTCGGGGCCTTCGTGGAACTCGAATCCGGTCTGGAAGGGCTGGTCCACGTTTCCGAGATGAGCTGGACCAAGCGCGTGCGTCACCCCAACGAAGTGATGAAGGAAGGCGACGAGGTCGAGGCCGTGATCCTGCGGATCGATCCCAAGGACCGCCGCATCAGCCTGGGCATCCGTCAGACCACCGACGATCCCTGGAGCGCGCTGCCAGACCGTTACCCGCCCGGCACCCCCGTTAAGGGCAAGATCACCGGCATGACCGACTTCGGCGTGTTCATGGAGATCGAGGAAGGCATCGAGGGCCTGATTCACATCAGCGAACTTGATACCGCCCGCGTCAACAACCCGGCGGACCTGTTCAAGAAGGGCGACGAGATTGAAGCCATGATCCTGAACATCGACCCCGTCGAGCAGCGCGCCAGCCTGAGCCGTCGGCGCTTCCTGGGCGGCGGCGCACCTCCTGCCCAGGGCGGCGGCCAGCGCGATTACGTCAGCCAGGGCGGCGGCAGCCGCAGCGACCGTTACGGCGGCGCACCCGGCGGCGGACGTGGCGCGGGTGGACGTGGTGGACGTGGCGGCGGAGCCGACTACAACTACAACGCCAAGGACGCCAGCCAGGGCGGCAAGATCAGCACCAAGCTGGGCGACGTGTACGCCGACCTGTTCGCGCAGTTCGGTCTGGGCGGCGACAAGAAGGACGACGCCGCCAGCACGGAAACGGCCAATGCTGAATCCGCCGATACCAGCACGGACACCAAGACCGACGACACCCAGGCTTAA